One genomic segment of Ipomoea triloba cultivar NCNSP0323 chromosome 9, ASM357664v1 includes these proteins:
- the LOC116028890 gene encoding protein N-lysine methyltransferase METTL21A — protein MVGDEGKLGEREEEDGGEEEEQIVEGLGLYKGKVRIVNSEEPSEETMLLWGIQQPILSKPNAFAKQSSLQLRLDSCGRSLSILQSPSSLGTPGVTGSVMWDSGVVLGKFLEHAVESGTVLLQGKKVVELGSGCGLVGCISALLGAQVILTDLPDRLRLLKKNVEANLYGDVKGSATVTELTWGDELEPFLCDPLPDYVLGSDVIYSEGAVMDLLETLVDLCGSETTIVLAGELRNDAILEYFLEAASKEFIVGRVDQKQWHPDYLSPRVVIYVLVKK, from the exons ATGGTGGGAGACGAAGGAAAACTTGGCGAAAGAGAAGAAGAGGATGGAGGTGAAGAAGAGGAGCAAATTGTTGAAGGGCTGGGATTGTATAAGGGAAAGGTGAGGATAGTGAACAGTGAAGAGCCATCAGAGGAGACGATGCTGCTGTGGGGAATACAGCAGCCTATTCTCTCAAAGCCCAATGCCTTCGCCAAACAGTCTTCCCTCCAACTCCGCCTTGACTCTTGTGGCCGCTCTCTATCCATTCTTCAATCTCCTtcctctctg GGAACTCCAGGAGTAACTGGTTCAGTAATGTGGGACAGTGGAGTTGTTCTTGGAAAATTCTTAGAGCATGCCGTGGAATCAGGGACTGTTTTGCTTCAAGGAAAGAAGGTCGTTGAATTAGGCTCTGGCTGTGGATTAGTGGG GTGCATATCAGCACTTTTGGGTGCTCAGGTTATTCTTACCGATCTTCCAGATAGATTGAGATTACTGAAGAAAAATGTTGAAGCTAATCTGTATGGAGATGTAAAAGGTTCTGCAACAGTGACTGAACTTACCTGGGGAGATGAACTTGAACCTTTTCTGTGCGATCCTTTGCCTGATTATG TTCTGGGGTCGGATGTAATTTACAGTGAAGGAGCAGTAATGGATTTGTTGGAAACACTTGTAGACCTCTGTGGTTCCGAAACAACAATTGTTTTGGCTGGTGAACTTAGAAATG ATGCCATCCTCGAATACTTCTTAGAAGCAGCTTCGAAGGAGTTCATTGTAGGGCGTGTTGATCAAAAGCAGTGGCATCCAGATTACCTCAGTCCCCGTGTTGTGATTTACGTTTTAGTGAAGAAGTAA